The Desulfobacterales bacterium genome includes the window TGGCATTTGCGGTCGCCAAAGGTTTCGGGTTTCGAAAACTGCTGGAAAAAGCCATGCTCGGAAAATTTCCGGGACATGAAGCGGTATTGCATCAGGTGATCATCAGTGCCGATTCTTTTCTTGAATCGACAAAGGGTGGACTAATCGCCGGTGTGGGCGTGGTGATTCTGTTTTGGACTATTATTAAGGTCTTGGGACAAATTGAGAAATCGTTCAACAACATTTGGCAAGTCAAAACAACGCGATCCATCGGCCGAAAATTCAGTGATTATATTTCCATGATGATATTCTGCCCCCTGCTCTTTATTGTGTCCAGCAGTTTTGCTATTTTTATCACCACGGAAATCCGAAGTATCACGGACCGGATTTCCTTATTGGGAATGCTGGCGCCTGTGATTTTTTTATCTGTTGATTATTTCCCTTATCTTATCATTTGGGCACTGTTCACCTTTTTGTATATGTTCATGCCCAACACCCGTGTCCGTTTTCTCTCTGCTTTGCCCGCCGGGATGCTGTCGGGAACCATTTTTCAGATGGTTCAATACCTTTATCTTCATTTCCAGTTCGGCGTGGCGCAATACAACGCCATCTACGGCAGTTTCGCCGCACTGCCCCTGTTTTTTGTATGGATGCAAATCAGCTGGCTGATTGTCCTGTTCGGCGCCGAGTTCTCATTTGCCCTTCAAACCGCCCATGCGAACAAGCTATTACCACCGGATGTGCAGTGGAGCGCAACCCACCAGCGGTTGATCGCGCTTAGAATTGTCCATTTGATTATCAAACGCTTTCAAAACGGGGAAGCGCCGTTGCAAATCGGCAACATTTCATCTCTATTGGGATTTTCCCCAACCATAACAGAAAAAATTATCTCGCTGCTATGCAATTCGGGTCTTATTTCTGCCGTGAAAGTTAACGGCATGGAAGAACCTGGATATCAACCGGGGCTGGATATCAGCGGTATCACCATCCTCCAGGTAATCGAGGCGATGGATCAACAAGGGGATACACACCCGACCGAGCCATTACCGGATCCCGAATCGAAGTTATTGGCACAGGCACTTGCAAACTTTAATGAAATCATCCGATCCGCGCCGTCCAACCTGTGTTTAAAGGATATATAGTGTACGGCACTACCGGGATTGAGAGTTGACATGACAAAGCACCTGGTACTTGCGGGTGGCGGGCATGCCCATATGGCTACCCTTGCAAACATAGACCGGTTTATTGAAAAGGGCCACAAGGTAAGCCTCATCGGGACTTCAGGCTATCATTATTACTCCGGCATGGGGCCCGGTATGTTGGGAAACACCTATAGCCCCGAAGAAATTAGGTTTGAAACCCGACAAATGGTTGAAAAAAAAGGCGGGCGTTTCTTACAGGGCAACATCGTCACCATCGATGCAGATGCCGGCACAGTACATCTTGCATCCGGTGAGACAGTGCCATACGATGTTCTCTCATGCAATTTGGGCAGCCATGTACCGCTTCACTTTATCCGGGGCGATTCAACCGACATTTATCCTGTCAAGCCGATAGAAAGCCTTTTAGCGGCCAAAAACCGGATTCTCGAAAAAAGCGCTATAAAACAAATCTCCATCGGTATCATTGGCGGAGGGCCGTCAGCGGTTGAAATAGCCGGCAACATTCACCGATTGACAAATACATCGGGGATGCGGCACGCCGACATCAAAATCCTCTGCAGCGGCCCAATCCTGCCCCGGTCTCCTGATAAGGTCAGAAAAAAAGTGTCCGCATCATTTCAAAAACGCGGGATTGACATTTTGATGGGGGAACGAGTGAAAGAAGTCCGTACCGGGCTTGTCACTGAGGTCTCCGGGAAAACTCGCGCTTTTGATATTATTTTGCTTGCCGTCGGAGTGAACCCCAGCCCGGTTTTTAAAGCATCGGGAATACCCATTGGTCCTGACGGCGGCATGCAGGTCAATCGCTTTCTGCAAAGTATTCAATATGACAATATTTTCGGCGGCGGCGATTGCATCTGGTTTCAAGAGGCGCCGCTGGATAAGGTGGGCGTTTATGCAGTTCGGCAGAATCCGGTTCTTTTTCACAATCTCACCGCAGCCCTTGATGGCTCGGAATTTCTACCATTTATTCCGCAGCGGGGCTATCTACTGATATTCAACCTGGGCGATGGCACCGGCATATTCTATAAGCGGCCCATTTGTTTTAACGGTCGCATCGCGTTTATCATCAAAGATTACATCGATCGCCATTTCATGCGGAAATTTAAGAGAGCCATGTAAGGGCACAACACAGGGTCTTCCCCGCCGTAAGGGCAAGCACATCGGTCCGCCCAAGCAAGCAAAATGCGCTAAATTTTAAACGCTTTTATTTTTTTTGCGGCCGGATCGGTTCAGGTGTCAATGGAGACGGTCCCCAGATCTGAACATCCAAATCCTTTACGAATGCTCTGAATTCCTCTGTCAATTCTTGCACCCCGGCCGCCTGGTCAAAGGCAGCCCAATCAGCCAAACTCTCCCAGACAGAAGTTCTTCGTACATGGGGAGAGCCAATCATGTTTCGGTGCGCTCGAAACTCAATAAATCCTTTTGCAGAAAGCATCAGAGCGGTCGCTCTTTTGGCAAGATTAGCGTATGCCTTCAAATCGATATTCGGAATAAAATTGTATGTAAATGTAACTTCAATCATGCGTCCCTCCTTTTAGGTATGAACGGCACCCTATTTTGTTACACCTGACACCGGCATCAACTGATACCTATCGATTTTATCAGCATATCAAAAAATGAAGTACGATAAAACCAAATTATGGTAGAGTTATATATTATTTATAACCATAACAAGAAGATATGAGTATACGGCACTCTCCGCCGGCGGAAAAACCGTTTCCGGATACCCTTAAACCCGAAGCGAACGGCTGGCAACCCGGCAGGGGCACGGACATGCCGCGCCCCTGCTTTCGGCCGAAATGATCAAAGCGGGAATGTCGAAATATTTTTTTGCTAATTTCGACAAGTATAATTGTTAAACACTAACGGGTGCTGGCCGGGGGAAAAAGGGTCGTCAAGCCAGGTGCTTTCCCGGCTTCAGGCAAACCGCGGGTTAACCAACCCGAACGTGCGGCTGTAAAAAGCCCCCATATTGAAATCCATGAAAGACCGAAAAACCAGAAAAACGAATACGGAACAGCCCACTTCCAACCGAACCAACCGCCATAGCGCAACTGATGAACAACGGCTGGCAAGACGGAAGCAACCGCACACCCAATCAATGAAGCCGTCAACGTGACCATCGGGAATAAGACCAACTGGACCACTAACGCCAGCTTAAATGCTTCGCCGATCGTCATACGCAATAGCTGTGTTGCCGTAAACAAACGAATCCACCCGCTGCCACCATGTTCTGTTCGAAACCGCTTCAAGAGAAAAGAGAGTATCACTAAATTTTCTCGCACGTTACTGCGCGCCCAACGCAGCAACATTCGCCGCAATCCCCCGAAAGAAACCGGCATTTTCGTCAAAACCACGGCATCTCGCTGATAAACCACCCTGAATCCACAACCCAAAACCAGATTGGTCAGCGCCCGGTCTTCACCGATGGTCGCATGTCCTCCCATAAAGGTTTGATTGGCCCAGTCCGTGAGATGAGGGGTTAAGACCCGCGCCCGATATGCTGAAAGCGCCCCTGGCGTGCAAAATACACCCCCATAGACACTCTGCCCACGGCGCAAAAAATCAAAAGCTGAGGTAAAGGAAACTTCCATCATTTTGGGAATCACGCCCTCATCTATATTCAACACGCGAACGTTTCCAGCCACCGCGCCAACACGTTTATCGCAAGCCATCGGGCTGACCAAATGGCGCAATGTATCTGGAAACACTTCTGAATCCGAATCAATGGTCACATACACTTGCCCTTCAGCCAACTTGAACCCGGCCAGCAACGCCTGTCGCTTGCCCCGGTTGACCGGTTGCCGAATCAGTTGAACCCGGCGGTCAAACTCTTTTTTGGCTTGCAGCATCCACCGCCAGGTATCATCCTGGGAGCCGTCATCCACGCATATCACCTGCATCTTTTTGTGGGGATAACTGCTCGCCATTACCGAACGAACGGTATAGAGAACCTGGGAGCCTTCATTATAAGCCGGAATGACCACGGTAATGGACGGCAATACATCGTCGGCCATTGGCGCATAGGGCCTATACAGCAAGGCAAACCAAATTCGAAACGCCAGCACTGCAAGCCCCATGAAGGCCAAACTCATCGCCAGAGGGTTCATAAATGCGAAACGCCGTGGAAAAGATTCGTCGAATACTTCGGTCAAAACATCTACCTGCCAAAGGGTTACGGCCACGGCCGAAACCGATACGACACCCAACACCCAAGGATAGTAAGAATCCGCCTTAAAACGGTAGGCAGCCATTTTTTTACCTCTAACTTTCTGTTATTTTATATAATATTATACTTTTAACACCTTAAAAAGCGACCCATATATCTACCTCTTTTATCTGCTTGTCAAGAGAAATCGTGGAAGTAATTTTGGGTCAAATTCACCTAATGGGAAAGCAAATAAAATTCAATTGCGAATTCAACACGATACAGAATTGACGCGGGATTACAACGAAAAAAGATACCAAACACCCCGGTGACTGAAATAACGCTGCGTTTTTCGAGCCTTTCGTAGCCTAACCAGTTATTTAATCAATATTTTTTTATTCTTGTTCGCGTTTCGCAAGAAAAGAGATCGGGCGATCCAAAGGGAATCAGGCGCATTTTTAGTGACACATGGGCCATTGATCGCAAAGGGGATGAATCAGGAGACCGCATTGAATGAACTTATCCACCCATCCAACTTACAAAGCGACCACCGGCAGGCGCTAACATCCCATGACTGAACGGCAAGGCGAGTCCGCCCCTTGAACTGGCCAACGGGCGGACTTTCATACCGGCTATCGGCACCGCACCATCACCTTTTACGGAGACAATCCAAATCAATGGCGATCGTGTTGAAAAGCTGTCGCATTACGCTCAAATCAATGCCGCGTCAAGCCGCAGTCGAATCTACCGCCTCGGCTTTGTTAATAATAACCGGTGTTACCGGCACATCATCGTGCATACCGCTTTTGCCGGTGGGCACAGCTTTAATTTTATTAACCACGCCATGGCCCTTAATCACCTTTCCAAAAACAGTATAGCCCCATCCTTGGGGGTTTTTACCGGTATGATTCAGAAAATCATTTTTTTTGACATTAATGAAAAATTGTGCCGTGGCACTGTGGGGATCCATCGTTCGTGCCATGGCTACGGCATACGCATCATTGATTAGGCCGTTGTCCGCCTCGTTTTCAATCGGCGCACCGACGGATTTTTCTTTCATATCTGCGGTCATTCCGCCCCCTTGAATCATAAATCCATTGATAACACGATGAAAAATAGTGCCATCATAATGGCCGGCATTCACATAGTCCAAAAAATTAGCTACTGTCTTGGGTGCTTTTTCCGCATTAAGTTCAATAACAATCTCTCCCATGCTGGTATCAAGCTTTACATTCATGTTAAATATCCTTTCCGTGTCGGTTTCGATGCAACTGCATAACTTGCATTAGCCATGATTTAAAAAAATTATTCTTATACCAAGCAGGCGGTTTGAGTCAATGGATGCTCGTCCGCAAAAACAATCTGCGTTCTTTTTATTGTTCAACTTTCGGAATGCCGTTTCAAGTCTGATTCTTCCCTTGACTTAGCCCATAAGTAAGGTAAAAGGGGCATTCGAAAACATTACCAAATAATACCGCTTTAAATACGGGATATAACCAGGAGGTTGTCACCATGGAAACATGCCCATGCGGCAGCAACTTAGCTTACGCCGATTGCTGCGCGCCCTTAATCCAAGGGCACCAACCCGCCCAAAGCGCTGAAGCGCTGATGCGATCGCGCTACAGCGCCTATGTTAAAACGGCCATTGATTATATTCACGACACGCTTCACCCTTCACGGCGCCAAAAACTTAATCGGGAAGAGGCCCTTGAATGGTCGAAAAAATCCGATTGGCAGGGCTTGGAAATTCTTAAAACCGTAGCGGGCGGACCAGATGATGAAACCGGTACGGTTGAATTTATTGCCAGATATGCCGAAAAAGGAAAAAATATGATTCATCATGAAATAGCCGAGTTCTCTAAACTTGATGGTCGATGGTATTTTGTAGACGGAAGCATGCCTAAACCAGCTCAGTCTATTCGCCAGGGACCGAAAATCGGTCGAAATGATCCCTGCATTTGCGGCTCCGGGAAAAAGTATAAGAAATGCTGCGGCACCTAATCGATTCAGCATCGGTTATTTGAAGGGCAAAACAAACCATATTCTTTCTAAGTGCAGGCAACGAATAGATGGGTAAAGTTGAAATATGTCCGGTTCAATCGCGTTAGAGGGGAATGCCGTATGTTTTCATTTTGCTCAGCAAAGACGGATGGCTGATCTCAAGTAACGCAGCAGCATGTGTGCGATTTCCACCGGTATGTTGGAGCGCCTTCGTTATTAATTGTTTTTCTATCATTTTTTGCGCAGTCTTTACGGAGTAGCCCCCAAAAAAACAATCCGTGCTCACTTCATCCCGCTTCCGGCGCAACTCAGGGGGGAAATGGTCCGGCAAAAGGGTAATCTGATCCGTTAACACCATCGCTCTTTCGATTTGATTTTCCAATTGCCTTACATTCCCCGGCCAATCATAGCTCAACAAAATAGCCATGGCCGGCGGCGTTATTCCTTTTATATCCGTTCCCAGCTTTCTATTGAAACGTTGAATAAAATTTTGAACCAGAAGGGGAATATCTTCCGTCCTATCCCTTAACGGCGGCACATGAATCGGAAGCACATTCAACCGGTAAAAAAGATCCTCTCGAAACGTACCGTTCTCGATGGCTTCGGCAAGATTTGTAGCCGTCGCAGCAATAACCCGAACATCAATTTTTTTCCCCCGAGTACCGCCCACCGGCAGAATCTCACGTTCTTGAAGCGCACGCAACAGCTTGACTTGCAAGGATTGCGGCATGTCTCCGATTTCATCAAGTAAAAGCGTACCGCCGTCAGCAGCTTCGATAAGGCCGATTTTATCTTTGTCGGCACCCGTAAAAGCTCCCTTTTTATAGCCGAATAATTCGCTTTCCAGCAGGTTTTCCGGAATCCCGCCACAGTTTACCGGAATAAAGGCCTTTTTCGCCCTGTCGCTGTTAAAATGAATGCCCTTTGCGACCAATTCTTTGCCCGTACCGCTTTCTCCGGTAATCAATACGGTTGTATTGTATTTGGACGCTTTCTCGGCAATCTTAAATACGGACAACATGCTTTTGCTCTTGGCCATCAGGTTGCCGAAGTTATAACTTGCTGATATTTTTTCAATTCGATCTTTTAGAACTATGTTTTCCCGCTTTAAATTCTCCCGCTCCTCGGCTTTTTTAAGCGCCAGCAACACTTCATCCGTCTTAAACGGCTTTGAGATAAAATCGTAAGCGCCCATTTTCATAGCTTCCAATGCCGTATCAATGGTTCCATAAGCGCTCATCACGATAACGGTGCTCTCCTTAAGTTTTTCTGAGCCCGCCTTCAAAAATTCAATGCCACTCATTCGCGGCATTTTAAGGTCACATAAAATAAATTCGTGAAGATTTTGACCGATTTTCTCCAACGCCTCAACACCATCGCTGGCAGTTTCAATCCGGTATCCCGAATTGCGCAACAAAGTAGCAAGCATATGCCGCATATTTTCTTCATCATCCACAATAAGAAGGCGTTTTCCCGCTGATGAATTCTGACCCATTCCGATTACCCCTGCTCTATCATTTGCCCTTCACCCCTGCAATCACTATCGACAGGTAACAACACACTCATCGTCGTGCCCTTGCCAATCCGGCTGTCAACTAAAATTTTCCCGCGGAAGCCTTCAATAATCATCATCGATACCCAAAGCC containing:
- a CDS encoding peptidylprolyl isomerase; the encoded protein is MNVKLDTSMGEIVIELNAEKAPKTVANFLDYVNAGHYDGTIFHRVINGFMIQGGGMTADMKEKSVGAPIENEADNGLINDAYAVAMARTMDPHSATAQFFINVKKNDFLNHTGKNPQGWGYTVFGKVIKGHGVVNKIKAVPTGKSGMHDDVPVTPVIINKAEAVDSTAA
- a CDS encoding FAD-dependent oxidoreductase; translated protein: MTKHLVLAGGGHAHMATLANIDRFIEKGHKVSLIGTSGYHYYSGMGPGMLGNTYSPEEIRFETRQMVEKKGGRFLQGNIVTIDADAGTVHLASGETVPYDVLSCNLGSHVPLHFIRGDSTDIYPVKPIESLLAAKNRILEKSAIKQISIGIIGGGPSAVEIAGNIHRLTNTSGMRHADIKILCSGPILPRSPDKVRKKVSASFQKRGIDILMGERVKEVRTGLVTEVSGKTRAFDIILLAVGVNPSPVFKASGIPIGPDGGMQVNRFLQSIQYDNIFGGGDCIWFQEAPLDKVGVYAVRQNPVLFHNLTAALDGSEFLPFIPQRGYLLIFNLGDGTGIFYKRPICFNGRIAFIIKDYIDRHFMRKFKRAM
- a CDS encoding sigma-54 dependent transcriptional regulator → MGQNSSAGKRLLIVDDEENMRHMLATLLRNSGYRIETASDGVEALEKIGQNLHEFILCDLKMPRMSGIEFLKAGSEKLKESTVIVMSAYGTIDTALEAMKMGAYDFISKPFKTDEVLLALKKAEERENLKRENIVLKDRIEKISASYNFGNLMAKSKSMLSVFKIAEKASKYNTTVLITGESGTGKELVAKGIHFNSDRAKKAFIPVNCGGIPENLLESELFGYKKGAFTGADKDKIGLIEAADGGTLLLDEIGDMPQSLQVKLLRALQEREILPVGGTRGKKIDVRVIAATATNLAEAIENGTFREDLFYRLNVLPIHVPPLRDRTEDIPLLVQNFIQRFNRKLGTDIKGITPPAMAILLSYDWPGNVRQLENQIERAMVLTDQITLLPDHFPPELRRKRDEVSTDCFFGGYSVKTAQKMIEKQLITKALQHTGGNRTHAAALLEISHPSLLSKMKTYGIPL
- a CDS encoding antibiotic biosynthesis monooxygenase; this translates as MIEVTFTYNFIPNIDLKAYANLAKRATALMLSAKGFIEFRAHRNMIGSPHVRRTSVWESLADWAAFDQAAGVQELTEEFRAFVKDLDVQIWGPSPLTPEPIRPQKK
- a CDS encoding glycosyltransferase, whose amino-acid sequence is MAAYRFKADSYYPWVLGVVSVSAVAVTLWQVDVLTEVFDESFPRRFAFMNPLAMSLAFMGLAVLAFRIWFALLYRPYAPMADDVLPSITVVIPAYNEGSQVLYTVRSVMASSYPHKKMQVICVDDGSQDDTWRWMLQAKKEFDRRVQLIRQPVNRGKRQALLAGFKLAEGQVYVTIDSDSEVFPDTLRHLVSPMACDKRVGAVAGNVRVLNIDEGVIPKMMEVSFTSAFDFLRRGQSVYGGVFCTPGALSAYRARVLTPHLTDWANQTFMGGHATIGEDRALTNLVLGCGFRVVYQRDAVVLTKMPVSFGGLRRMLLRWARSNVRENLVILSFLLKRFRTEHGGSGWIRLFTATQLLRMTIGEAFKLALVVQLVLFPMVTLTASLIGCAVASVLPAVVHQLRYGGWFGWKWAVPYSFFWFFGLSWISIWGLFTAARSGWLTRGLPEAGKAPGLTTLFPPASTR
- a CDS encoding YchJ family protein, giving the protein METCPCGSNLAYADCCAPLIQGHQPAQSAEALMRSRYSAYVKTAIDYIHDTLHPSRRQKLNREEALEWSKKSDWQGLEILKTVAGGPDDETGTVEFIARYAEKGKNMIHHEIAEFSKLDGRWYFVDGSMPKPAQSIRQGPKIGRNDPCICGSGKKYKKCCGT
- a CDS encoding YhjD/YihY/BrkB family envelope integrity protein → MPMMNKWVNAPARFFREDIWQIQMDNSKRIRAAAIRFLRVLTYAVWGFQRNECHLRASALTFYSLLSFVPLVAMAFAVAKGFGFRKLLEKAMLGKFPGHEAVLHQVIISADSFLESTKGGLIAGVGVVILFWTIIKVLGQIEKSFNNIWQVKTTRSIGRKFSDYISMMIFCPLLFIVSSSFAIFITTEIRSITDRISLLGMLAPVIFLSVDYFPYLIIWALFTFLYMFMPNTRVRFLSALPAGMLSGTIFQMVQYLYLHFQFGVAQYNAIYGSFAALPLFFVWMQISWLIVLFGAEFSFALQTAHANKLLPPDVQWSATHQRLIALRIVHLIIKRFQNGEAPLQIGNISSLLGFSPTITEKIISLLCNSGLISAVKVNGMEEPGYQPGLDISGITILQVIEAMDQQGDTHPTEPLPDPESKLLAQALANFNEIIRSAPSNLCLKDI